TTTCCTGCCGGGAGGAGCGTGGCATGGGAAGGCTGCCTGCATGGAGATTCATCTAGGGAAACCGCTGTGAGTGGCGTCGGAGGGTGGGGGAGGCAACGCTCCGCCACGGCGTATGTCCTGATTGATTGACCTGAGTGATCGAATTATTATGCTTTTTGTGCACGCGATGGCAGGCTCACTTTTCCTAAATATCATTATGCTATCTTGATAATACTGTATAGATACAGTAATGCTGTCAGGGGTAGGAGCGGCGGCATCACCTGTCAACGAGGTGAAGGTAACTCTGAGGCGAGGCGGAGCGGAGTCTAGAGAGTGACGTCACACCGTCACGATACGTTCGTGCTAGAGGGCAGCTCTTCGACTCGAAATTTTACGTTACGTATAGAAGGAAAGTGCCTTAATTATTTCACTTTTGTTAAcgacggtgaaaaaaaaaaaaaaaactagcggAAGGTCATACAATGACAAAATATGAACCTGATCCAACACTTTGTTTGTTATTCCCGAAAGCGAGGCAACACGGCCTCTGAACCCATAGTAGATGACACCAAGTTTGTAATTATACGGACTAACGTTCTTGACGTTACTTTGGTATCTAATTGAACATCTCtccataaaagaaaacaaaagagcactGAAAATAGATACAAGCAGGTAAAACAGCATGAAGTGCTATCCCGTGGAATATATCATGTGCGTGTTTTGTACTTCACAATTGTAACCAGAAAAAGTAACGCAATGACACTTTGAAGTTGTCCAGCAAGTTGTGTATCTGTACACTCTGCCAGGAAAGAAAATCCTGCCTTATAAGAAAGcactgtgaaaaaaataaaaataaatattttctACTTAGCAGCGtccattctctcattttcccttatcCTTTATCTTCATAATGTAACATATTTTCGAGGGAAACTGCGAGTGCGGTGCAACTCACTCAAGATGGGGATACAGCCACCTGTGTCACAAAGATTTAAGGCAGACACCGTCACGTCGGCCTGGGCAAAGTGGGGACAATGGTGGCACGGCTGTCACGTCATGCAGTGACTCATCCCTTTCAGGATGACACAACTCCTTTGACACGGCGCACCGGTTCAGCTCACACTCACTGACATATGAAACCAATTGAAAGTAATTCCACGAGGCTTAATGCATATTGATTCGCGTCCCTGCGGCGGTAGATTACAAGGAATATTCACGCATAAAATGTCCGTTGTTTCAGATCCACGGCGCGTGAAATTACCCATGTGACTTTCCGCGAATTTGAGGTTAACTTTGATACCCGTGTAATGCGCGATATTGTtttgcgttgtgtgtgtgtgtgtgtgtgttatacattatatatatatatatatatatatatatatatatatatatatatatatatatatatatatatatatatatatatatatatatatatatatatatatatatatatatatatatatatatatatatatatatatatatatatatatatatatatatatatatatatatatatatatatatatatatatatatatatatatatatatatatatatatatatatatatatatatatatatatatatatatatatatatatatataaaacactatagtaaaagtaaagttgggacatacgctatagctacgcatggcctcggtgctcatctccgtcgcattggcctttgagccaggggagggtgagaacccattactcCGAGAAACagagccagtgtgacatccggggcaccacagtttaccttcgccaggtttccccaggtacacatttatcgaccaatccgaaagggaggatgaacagttgggtgggctgcacgccgactgtccgggcagggattcgaacccggttCCGCTGACTTGTTACTGGGGcaggctaaccactgcaccacggatacTTAAAAAAAACGGTAAAGATTACTAACGGGCCCCCGTCTAACCAGCACCCCCCTGGACCCCcacctcatgtatatgtgacttttTTCATTCAAAGCGTTTCAAAAACTGCATTTTCTTACTTAGCAATACGAGTGTTTTTGAAAAATACGACAAACACATGGGGAAATTATCTGACCTATTTTGTAAATACCTAAGGATCGGTGTCTGTTTCCGGGTCACTAGAATACAAATATTCATGAATGATGAACCCAAAGGAGCAATCAGTACTTTCCAAGCTTACCGAAAAAGAGATTTGTGTAGTATCTTCAAGTTCGGTGACTGGCCTGGACACGCGGCTGGTGGCAAGGTCTGAAGCAGCGGGGACGGCTCGCTTGTTGAGGCGGCGAGGGCTCGACGGCAAAAGGTGTGAACAGAGTTTTTAGGCAAGACTACTTAGCGTTAGCCACACCAGATGGCGCGGCGGGCGGTGGCTCCCTCTTATCCGAGTGGCAGTTATATTGATCAAACGACCTTTAAGCTAATTACCTTATTGAACCAATATAGATAACACATAGCTTGTAAATAAGTAATTCAACCCAAATTAAATAAACAGTTTGCATACAACTAATAATACAGTCCGGATTGAAttccacaaacaaacaacaaagaggAGAGATCCGAAACATCTCCGTATCTGAAGATTCAGTTTGGATCTTtaagctgttaaaaaaaaaatgacgatggGCTGCCATGTCCAGGACACAGAAAGGCCCCAAACCCATCACAGAAGGTCCGAGTTCGGGGGTGATGACGCCACGGTAACCACCCAacagctactgtgtgtgtgtgtgtgtgtgtgtgtgtgtgtcataaagcGCATTTAGCCCTCACGACGCACTCCTTAACTCAGGCGTGCCCATCACCGCGGTATTTTGAGATATACGATCGGAGGTAGTCTATGCTTTGCTAAGTATAAGTGTATACGTATGTGGTCGGCACGCAGGCGCTCTGTTTTGTAAGGCACAGGAGATGAGTCTTAAGCCGAATTGTATAAGTACTGTTATGTTTAAGGCCATGTCATCTACCCGTTGTTACTTGATGTGAGGATGCAGTACTTGGAGCTCGAGCTTGTGGAGAATACACATTATGCTTTCCTTAGGCGCTGTCGTTAAACTTGGTACGCAACATATCATCAAAATCAGTAATAAACTATTCTAATTTACGGGCATTATAGTGTGAAAGTCAGGTAAAATAATTGCTAGTATACGATATAGCTCTGCGTGGCGGCAGGGCTCACCCCCGTCCTGTTGGCCCCTTAAACTTGCGGTGGGAGAGGACCCTTAACGCGACACACGGCCAATGTAAGATCAGGGTTACCACAGTTCACCTTCCCCAGTTCTCTCCAGGTAACCAAtcatcgaccatcccgaaaggaaggaagaacagatggGTGggttgcacgccgactgcccaggccaatTCATAATAGTGTGCTTTTCATAAAAAAAGAGATATTTAATGTTTTATTTCactcaaagtaaaaaaaaaaaaaaaactatattacaTAGATATGACAGGAAAAATAAGTATTTATTTGTCAAACCTTCGAACAAACTTAACACATCAGGGAATGATTTACGGTAAGGCATAGTACGAGCTGATGGTCTTGTATACGAGAATCTTGTATTTCATCTTTTACTTGTGGCCCGTGAGTGTATTAGACGTTGTGTGATTAACCAAACGGTAgcagtaaatttggataataatTGCAAATGATCATTCCTTGGTGTATTTAGCGTGTCCGGAAGATGCGAGTATTATTAGGTGAGCTAACACAGTTCTGTAAACATCATAATGGTGAATCAGTAGGAAGGAAACAACGTCACTGCTCTTACGGGAATGTTTCTGCGAGTCAACCCGGCGCACATGAGCTGAGGTGGAGTCAGGATTCGCTACAGAGCCAAAAGCTAGTTATAAGGAAAATGTCAGAAGTGGACAGAAATGTCTGAGGAGCTGCGTACGGAACCCTTATGGGATACGATGATGAAATTAGCTTGTCGCCGAGAACAGAAAGTGAGCAATAAGCGCGTTAGGTCTCCACAGTCACCGTATAATTATTACAGCTCGAGAACCACCTCCTAATGAAGGGGCATTGTTGCTCGTTACACCTACATTACTTGAGGCATGGTTTTAAGTTACGcaatatttttgtttcctttaaaACAGATCAACTTGATTAGCCTCCAAACTACGATTCACCTGTTGTTGGCAGAACAAGCAGTCTCAGTGATGCATCCACCGGGACGGTCCTGTGACAGCCTGTGCTGTGTGCCGCGACACACAGCACGGGACACGCGGCCTCGTGCTTACTATTGCGGCATCTGACCTTccaattattacacacacacgtgtgtttgtgtgtgtgtgtgtgtgtgtgtgtgtgtgtgtgtgtgtgtgtgtgtgtgtgtgtgtgtgtgtgtgtgtgtgtgtgtgtgtgtgtgtgtgtgtgtgtgtgtgtgtgtgtgtgtgtgtgtgttgtaactgGACGGTCAAACGCCGCGGTAGTGACGCATCATAtactacataatatatatatatatatatatatatatatatatatatatatatatatatatatatatatctatatatatatatatatatatactcatccatccatacatatatgtatatacacacgtgtgtgtgtgtgtgtgtgtgtgtgtgtgtgtgtgtgtgtgtgtgtgtgtgtgtgcgcgcgcgcgcgcgtaggATATACACCTAGTTCAAGATTTTATAGCAGAATTATAACATGTTAGAGATATTACTTGAAATACATTGATAACCGCTGAATGAAGTGGCAGCAACTCCCGGCGAGGAGCAGGGCAGACGCCGGCGTGCGCGGGAAGATGAGAACAAGATCTGTTGGTTTTGAGGAAGTAGTGTCCGGGCGAGGCGCACTTGCGAGGGAACACGACGCACAACACTTTCTCTCTCCGGGCTTGCAGCACTGAGGTGGTTGATCAATGAGAAAAGGTTTAGACACTAAGGTCCCAGGACAGCTGCTGGCGGGTGTGAGTGGGATTGGAGACTGCAAACAGTGAATTAATGTTTTTTAGTTCTTCCTGCACATGAGGATGAGTCTCCAGTGACTAGAAACAGCCTCTCCTGCTAGGCTGAATAACATTTTAAAAATATTACCTGTAACTATCACGTCCAAGAGGTAGGGTTTTGTCACGCTATGATTAAGGGACTTCATCCTCCCCGAACACTACTGAAACTGGTGTCGAGGAGGGTGGGGGGGCGTCACGTGTAGTTCGTTGATATGCAGTGACTGACGAAGACGTACAGACTTGCAGCACCCAGCACGTCGGTGGGAACTGGCCACCCGCCATGTTGAGTCACCAGTCACAGTAGTCGATGGCGGGTTATAATGTCCCCCGCTCCCACAGTTCACAACAAGGCGACGGGACAGGAGGCTATATGTGCTTCCTGTCGATGCGTCATCAGTTAGTGACAGGAGAACGAAGCTTTGGGTCGGTCCTGTGGAGGCTACACGTCCACGTACTGGTGCAGGTTGCCGCGCAGACACACGTGGATGGTGGAGGAGCGGCGGCGGTTGTTGCTCATCGTGGCCACCGTCACCGTCTGGGCCAACTCCCCCGCGGCGCACTGGCAGCAGTTCGAGTGACGCTTAGTCTTCTTGGCCtgtggatgacacacacacacacacacacacacacacacacatgtaattaGTTGAGTGACGTGTGATTATAGTAGCACGAACACAACTGTTTCATAGTATATCTTAATGAATGGTACTTACAACGAACTTAGAGTGAGACAGCTTGGGGCTGCGGCAGTAGGTGGTGGGGCGCGTCCGTGGGGTTTCAGGAGAAGCAGAGCCCACGGACGCGTTAGAGTCATTGTTGAGGGGCAACGAGGGCGCCAAGAGGGCCATGTGGTCCCAGGTGCCGGGGCCAGTCTGCTCCAGCACacagttgggggtggtggtgggcaacaatcccccgccgccgccaacaTAAGTCGGGCGGGGCCGCTGATTGTTGGCACGTCGGTCGTAACGCTCCAGTGAGGACTCGGAGCAGAAGAGTGCCGAGCGAAGGAACCGCCTTTTCTCTCGGTGATAGGCGGCGAAGGTGACTAAATGGGCGGGGATGATGCGGTCATCGTGCCGCAGCAAGTCTGGCTCTGACAGATTGGCAGCGTCCCCTGTGGCGGGTGTGGTGAGCTCAGGCGTCAGCAGGCAGGTCCATGACTCCTCGTTCGGCGCACGCCCCACTGAGTGGCCTCTTGGGGTGAAAGTTGTGGGGCAGCGTGGCGCGGGGGAGACGTCAGACTGCCAGGGGCGGTGGTCGTCTTCGGGCTGAGCAACCACTGAGTTGACGGAGATGTGTCGCGCGGCCGTGGAGGCCTTGTAGTGGACGTGCTGGTGGGTGGAGGCCACGCTCGAGAAAAGGTGCTGCAGGGAGGAGCGAAAATGCGGGTGGCTCATGCCGTATACGATGGGGTTGTAAATGACGGAGGCCTTCGCGAAGAGTGCCGGCAGAGCTGACACCCACGGGGTCAGCAGCCTCACGTCTCCAAACTGACCGATGAAACTGACGGTGGCGTAGGGGCTCCAGctgatggtgaagaggaggatgagcgtCAGCACCATCTGGGCAGTGCGTAAGTCCGTCCGGCGCGTCGAGGTGGATCTGCTGGAATGGAAGTCGTGTCAGTATGTTATTCACTATGGTTTGGTTATAAACTGAGAGCGGGATCGCCATTCAGTACACTCCCCGAAAGAGTATGGtactacagtgtgtgtgtgtgtgtgtgtgtgtgtgtgtgtgtgtgtgtgtgtgtgtgtgtgtgtgt
This sequence is a window from Eriocheir sinensis breed Jianghai 21 chromosome 1, ASM2467909v1, whole genome shotgun sequence. Protein-coding genes within it:
- the LOC126995324 gene encoding opsin Rh3-like isoform X1, which encodes MNASTEDWWEITVLEYREEAAAGSAAGERAAGTAQAPTFAGNVTLDELLENLTWARELGVPRVWLLTHATVAVPAELHLLVAFILTTIGVLGTAGNAIVVWVFSRFRRLRTPANTFIVNLAASDLITSLLHSMAAYSSFRHQWSFGRLGCSVYGGGVGLLGLVSIVTLSFIAVERLIVIRTSSSSSKWRITRPTARKLIPAIWVYCGALSLPPFFGWSAYVPEGLMTSCSWDYISRSSSNRAYYVYLLVGGFVLPVTIIIYCYTYILLALFRHSRLLLAHAAPSRSTSTRRTDLRTAQMVLTLILLFTISWSPYATVSFIGQFGDVRLLTPWVSALPALFAKASVIYNPIVYGMSHPHFRSSLQHLFSSVASTHQHVHYKASTAARHISVNSVVAQPEDDHRPWQSDVSPAPRCPTTFTPRGHSVGRAPNEESWTCLLTPELTTPATGDAANLSEPDLLRHDDRIIPAHLVTFAAYHREKRRFLRSALFCSESSLERYDRRANNQRPRPTYVGGGGGLLPTTTPNCVLEQTGPGTWDHMALLAPSLPLNNDSNASVGSASPETPRTRPTTYCRSPKLSHSKFVAKKTKRHSNCCQCAAGELAQTVTVATMSNNRRRSSTIHVCLRGNLHQYVDV
- the LOC126995324 gene encoding opsin Rh3-like isoform X2, whose translation is MNASTEDWWEITVLEYREEAAAGSAAGERAAGTAQAPTFAGNVTLDELLENLTWARELGVPRVWLLTHATVAVPAELHLLVAFILTTIGVLGTAGNAIVVWVFSRFRRLRTPANTFIVNLAASDLITSLLHSMAAYSSFRHQWSFGRLGCSVYGGGVGLLGLVSIVTLSFIAVERLIVIRTSSSSSKWRITRPTARKLIPAIWVYCGALSLPPFFGWSAYVPEGLMTSCSWDYISRSSSNRAYYVYLLVGGFVLPVTIIIYCYTYILLALFRHSRLLLAHAAPRSTSTRRTDLRTAQMVLTLILLFTISWSPYATVSFIGQFGDVRLLTPWVSALPALFAKASVIYNPIVYGMSHPHFRSSLQHLFSSVASTHQHVHYKASTAARHISVNSVVAQPEDDHRPWQSDVSPAPRCPTTFTPRGHSVGRAPNEESWTCLLTPELTTPATGDAANLSEPDLLRHDDRIIPAHLVTFAAYHREKRRFLRSALFCSESSLERYDRRANNQRPRPTYVGGGGGLLPTTTPNCVLEQTGPGTWDHMALLAPSLPLNNDSNASVGSASPETPRTRPTTYCRSPKLSHSKFVAKKTKRHSNCCQCAAGELAQTVTVATMSNNRRRSSTIHVCLRGNLHQYVDV